One window of the Canis aureus isolate CA01 chromosome 1, VMU_Caureus_v.1.0, whole genome shotgun sequence genome contains the following:
- the LOC144283295 gene encoding uncharacterized protein LOC144283295, with product MSSLIEGLLTEHISCGPHKVVLSIIQGSGQSQEEEERRATERLQMLPGRSGEDTETSRCFKKRQGRTKRRRKGQPLKGWRTCQSEVEAARKVLSLLQSPLGRHHDTTHFRHLLCPDPSCEVCNSTTAEVNRLLFPDALEDATPSVIPLDSTAPVIDSSFTPVPPGDLVSAPLPELSPKPPAVFSPSPMIPLAHFFLPSPPNHSLPLEPKALESEFLADHSTSPQPFAFPSLLPHDTQNGDLIVQPEATLPLNTISPFDSTISQDINLLPNLSQKMNPIDSFSCLHAPQTLSVSPPPDCTLAVTQSKSIPVSLKPVPENVFPDSPGGLSTCVPTIRSSDRSKPSISEFSCWQAHANNMFFPNISHSDFQQEQNHLTETYLWRDSAVKPKQASGLSFPGPNFQEFLETQMKRRMAFQISEKKKREEGPFSKHMCSEYQWTSLGNSLQPHDVQVTTAPKTGWNSEGRPEQLPFCQQLLYVKSLGGNLHQKYSQLFWGLPSLHSSEGQGVLKGSHSDTDHKFAEDIQAAEGGSHNFQSLTHNIKVQVRPSETTSDNTCGPELSMRQAGAGHEPKDEDLSSSDRVETVEGKVMLEKNLEHFAMSNLSRGISDTKELGTLQSQSRDTLTTSEELGISKMINVNMSKVETALTNEYPSPNVLVPQHYELSDVKSLLLSELKCKLDTGEHNQAQGHPTNMAITSNSLTSKGSLTQSQSVCSRDVEASQMLHVHLEDERMSTEQQHESWDSRQTSCQCQPNNFPQTNSAEKVRPQGSKARKRKGVVSGVGTPVARKENHCVEDAKLDSASPSPSQKKQLPRERYLGEMMRQCFQWFSSKKKMIGQESPQPKAKFMSAFVQHQGLVESVATSVSDVPPEAHKPMTTTGKILEEKMEWRYESEALEVSQQQEELEAQVVPDKRHSSNYWALSDPQHEKQASIKTCSEDAVAADQGCLTSIQRNRDRAGHPQKAVIFKDQLSGQSKPPSSLSLGEPVRQACQVLPATLSPGESTVFSDLTLLLKQKMLHQHFQEEDLL from the exons cGTCAGGGAAGAaccaagaggaggaggaaaggccaGCCACTGAAAG GGTGGAGAACTTGTCAGAGCGAAGTAGAGGCGGCAAGAAAGGTGCTTTCTCTTCTGCAGAG CCCCCTAGGCCGGCATCATGATACCACCCACTTTCGTCATCTGTTATGTCCAGACCCCTCCTGTGAGGTGTGTAATAGCACAACTGCTGAGGTCAATCGTCTGCTGTTCCCAGATGCCCTGGAAGATGCTACTCCCTCTGTGATCCCCTTGGATTCCACAGCTCCTGTGATTGACTCGTCATTCACTCCTGTCCCTCCAGGAGACCTAGTGTCTGCCCCTTTGCCTGAACTTTCCCCAAAACCCCCTGCTGTCTTCTCACCTAGCCCAATGATCCCGTTAGCTCACTTTTTCTTACCCTCACCACCCAATCATTCTCTGCCCCTAGAGCCAAAAGCCTTGGAATCTGAATTCCTAGCAGACCATTCCACTTCACCCCAACCttttgcctttccctctctcctaccACATGACACTCAGAATGGAGATCTTATTGTCCAACCAGAGGCCACTTTACCTCTGAATACCATCTCCCCTTTTGACTCCACCATTTCGCAAGATATTAACCTCTTACCAAATCTGTCCCAGAAAATGAATCCCATTGATTCATTCTCTTGTCTTCATGCACCACAAACCCTGTCTGTTTCACCACCGCCAGACTGCACTTTAGCTGTGACTCAATCTAAATCAATTCCTGTCTCACTGAAGCCTGTTCCTGAGAATGTGTTTCCAGATAGCCCTGGCGGGTTGTCCACCTGTGTCCCAACAATCAGAAGTAGTGACCGTTCAAAACCGTCCATTTCAGAATTCTCCTGTTGGCAGGCTCATGCCAACAACATGTTCTTCCCCAACATCTCACACTCTGATTTTCAGCAAGAGCAAAACCATCTAACAGAAACCTATCTCTGGAGAGACTCTGCCGTCAAGCCAAAGCAGGCCAGTGGACTTTCTTTCCCTGGCCCTAACTTCCAGGAATTCTTAGAGACACAAATGAAAAGGAGAATGGCCTTCcagatttcagagaagaaaaaaagagaggagggacCATTTTCCAAACACATGTGTTCAGAATACCAATGGACATCTTTAGGGAATTCTTTGCAGCCACATGATGTGCAGGTCACTACAGCCCCCAAAACTGGCTGGAACTCTGAAGGCAGACCAGAGCAGCTGCCTTTTTGTCAGCAGCTCCTCTATGTCAAGTCTCTGGGAGGAAACTTGCATCAGAAATACAGCCAGCTCTTCTGGGGTCTTCCCTCTTTGCACA GCAGTGAAGGACAGGGGGTCCTGAAGGGATCACACTCGGACACTGATCATAAGTTTGCAGAGGATATCCAGGCAGCCGAGGGTGGCAGCCATAATTTTCAATCCCTTACACACAACATCAAAGTTCAAGTGAGACCCAGTGAGACTACATCAGACAACACATGTGGCCCAGAGTTGTCCATGAGGCAAGCTGGGGCTGGACATGAGCCAAAGGATGAAGACCTGAGTTCCAGCGACAGAGTAGAAACAGTTGAGGGCAAAGTGATGTTGGAGAAGAATTTAGAACATTTTGCTATGTCCAACTTGTCCAGGGGTATATCTGACACCAAGGAGCTCGGTACTCTTCAATCCCAATCTCGTGACACCCTGACAACCAGTGAAGAGTTGGGAATCTCCAAAATGATAAATGTCAATATGAGTAAGGTAGAAACTGCCCTGACCAATGAATATCCCTCACCAAATGTACTGGTTCCCCAACATTATGAACTATCAGACGTTAAAAGCCTGCTCCTTAGTGAGTTAAAGTGCAAACTGGACACCGGGGAGCATAACCAGGCTCAAGGTCATCCCACGAACATGGCCATTACTTCAAATAGCTTGACTTCCAAGGGCTCACTGACTCAGTCCCAGAGTGTCTGCAGCAGGGACGTGGAAGCTTCCCAGATGCTGCATGTCCATCTGGAGGATGAGAGGATGAGCACAGAGCAGCAGCATGAGTCCTGGGATTCCAGGCAAACCTCATGTCAGTGCCAGCCTAACAATTTCCCACAGACAAATAGTGCAGAGAAAGTGAGACCTCAGGGTTCCAAAGCACGAAAACGTAAAGGTGTGGTTTCAGGAGTAGGGACACCTGTAGCCAGAAAGGAGAACCACTGTGTTGAGGACGCAAAATTAGACAGTGCTTCCCCATCTCCGTCACAGAAGAAACAGCTTCCTCGTGAACGTTACCTCGGAGAAATGATGAGGCAATGTTTTCAGTGGTTCAGttccaagaaaaaaatgatagggCAGGAAAGTCCCCAGCCAAAAGCCAAGTTCATGTCAGCCTTCGTGCAGCACCAAGGCCTAGTTGAAAGTGTGGCTACTTCTGTGAGTGATGTGCCTCCTGAAGCTCACAAGCCCATGACTACCACTGGGAAGATTCTAGAAGAGAAGATGGAATGGAGGTATGAATCTGAGGCCTTAGAGGTAAGCCAGCAGCAAGAGGAACTAGAGGCCCAGGTAGTGCCTGACAAGAGACATTCCTCCAACTATTGGGCTCTCTCTGACCCACAGCATGAGAAACAGGCAAGTATCAAGACCTGCAGTGAAGATGCTGTCGCTGCTGACCAGGGATGTCTTACAAGTATCCAACGCAACAGAGACAGGGCTGGACATCCCCAGAAAGCTGTGATCTTCAAGGACCAGCTATCGGGCCAGAGTAAAcccccttcttctctctccctcggGGAGCCTGTGCGTCAAGCATGCCAGGTCCTTCCGGCCACCCTCAGCCCTGGTGAAAGTACTGTGTTTAGTGATTTGACTCTTCTACTCAAGCAGAAAATGCTTCACCAGCACTTCCAGGAAGAAGACcttctttaa